One stretch of Legionella birminghamensis DNA includes these proteins:
- a CDS encoding outer membrane protein assembly factor BamE, protein MAKFFRTGKIMRLFRFLLALTISFSIASCASYDFSRRIVQQGNLLPQATVARLKVGMTKQDVAILLGTSLLSPTFTNNRWDYAYTWRKGSEPLKIKNVSLYFSNGVLTRIEHMP, encoded by the coding sequence ATGGCGAAATTTTTCAGGACAGGCAAAATTATGCGATTGTTTCGTTTTTTACTGGCTCTTACAATTTCATTCAGCATTGCATCGTGCGCCTCTTATGATTTTTCAAGGCGAATAGTCCAACAGGGAAATCTACTACCACAAGCCACAGTCGCTCGGCTCAAGGTGGGGATGACTAAGCAGGACGTTGCCATTTTACTGGGAACCAGTCTCTTAAGCCCTACCTTTACAAATAACCGTTGGGATTATGCCTACACCTGGCGCAAAGGCAGCGAGCCCCTGAAGATAAAGAATGTTTCGCTGTATTTCAGTAATGGGGTTTTAACACGAATCGAACACATGCCCTAG